A section of the Ruania halotolerans genome encodes:
- a CDS encoding ComEC/Rec2 family competence protein — translation MNESPAARSLDDTAPPSRPSVATGQRSGNTTDTHRPGREHDWRLAPAAVFTWAGCWAAVALPASLTWLVVFCVLAVAAIVLRRLLRRYPQASRCRSPDRRRWHDRARLRQSVLAGALLGLLIAAVAWSSTAVQVERRTAWVSALDGETAQVWLRLTKEPVPLDGRPGVRIDTRLLQVNGEVLDLPVLVLADERWRDLPVGAQVRVPARLAATEPGDSRALLVFPSGAGEREPPQGWRHLVAQLRGGLVQASASLPPAARGLVPGIALGDDRALPPQLQQAMQDTSLTHLTAVSGAHVALVLALVLLALFWAPRVVRAGAGALVLVAFVALVRPDGSVLRSAVMGGVLLVGLCLRRPRAAMPALCTAVIVLLAVDPWMARSFGFALSVLATGGLLAGTGVLAGRLERWLPRPVAWAVAVPAAAQVACTPVLLLLDPAVPMYAVPANLLAGPAVAPATILGLLAAGLAPVAPAPAATIARAASWFTAWISSVALTFAEFPAARVETSGFTVAAVALLIVTMLVWRSSRHR, via the coding sequence ATGAACGAGTCACCCGCCGCCCGGTCACTCGACGACACGGCCCCACCATCGCGTCCCTCGGTTGCGACCGGTCAGCGCTCCGGGAACACCACGGACACTCACCGTCCGGGCCGCGAGCACGACTGGCGGCTGGCTCCTGCCGCGGTCTTCACCTGGGCGGGGTGCTGGGCCGCCGTGGCGCTTCCCGCCTCACTGACATGGCTGGTCGTCTTCTGTGTATTGGCGGTGGCAGCGATCGTGCTGCGCCGCCTGCTGCGCCGGTACCCGCAGGCGTCACGGTGTCGCAGCCCGGATCGACGGCGCTGGCATGATCGTGCCCGGCTGCGGCAATCCGTGCTCGCCGGCGCGCTGCTGGGGTTGCTGATCGCTGCCGTCGCGTGGAGTTCGACTGCCGTACAGGTGGAACGCCGCACCGCGTGGGTCAGCGCGCTGGACGGTGAGACCGCGCAGGTGTGGCTTCGACTGACGAAGGAGCCGGTGCCGCTCGATGGGCGCCCAGGGGTGCGCATCGACACCCGCCTCCTGCAGGTCAACGGCGAGGTTCTTGATCTCCCCGTGCTGGTGCTCGCCGACGAGCGCTGGCGCGACCTTCCCGTCGGAGCGCAGGTGCGCGTACCGGCAAGGCTGGCCGCCACCGAGCCCGGTGATAGCCGCGCACTCCTCGTCTTCCCATCGGGGGCGGGGGAACGTGAGCCACCCCAGGGGTGGCGCCACCTCGTGGCGCAGTTGCGTGGCGGCCTGGTGCAAGCGAGCGCGTCCCTCCCACCGGCCGCACGCGGGCTAGTCCCGGGTATCGCCCTCGGTGACGACCGGGCGTTGCCGCCACAGCTGCAGCAGGCTATGCAAGACACGAGTCTGACCCACCTGACTGCCGTCTCCGGTGCGCACGTGGCACTCGTGCTCGCACTCGTCCTGCTCGCCCTGTTCTGGGCTCCACGGGTGGTCCGGGCTGGCGCCGGCGCACTGGTGCTGGTCGCCTTCGTTGCTCTGGTACGTCCCGACGGAAGCGTCCTGCGTTCGGCGGTGATGGGTGGCGTGCTCTTGGTGGGGCTATGCCTGCGCCGACCTCGCGCGGCCATGCCGGCCCTGTGCACGGCGGTGATCGTGCTCCTCGCCGTCGACCCGTGGATGGCGCGTTCCTTCGGTTTCGCACTCTCGGTGCTTGCCACGGGCGGTCTGCTGGCAGGTACCGGCGTCCTTGCCGGCCGGCTGGAGCGCTGGCTGCCGCGGCCTGTGGCGTGGGCCGTCGCCGTGCCGGCGGCCGCCCAGGTGGCGTGCACGCCGGTGCTGCTGCTGCTTGACCCCGCCGTGCCGATGTATGCCGTCCCAGCGAACCTGCTGGCCGGTCCTGCCGTCGCCCCGGCCACCATCCTCGGCCTCCTCGCGGCCGGCCTCGCCCCGGTCGCACCGGCGCCGGCCGCCACGATAGCCAGGGCAGCGTCCTGGTTCACCGCCTGGATCTCATCGGTGGCGCTGACCTTTGCCGAGTTCCCGGCCGCACGCGTGGAGACCTCCGGCTTCACCGTCGCGGCGGTGGCGCTCCTGATCGTGACCATGCTGGTGTGGCGCAGTTCTCGCCATCGGTGA
- a CDS encoding LLM class flavin-dependent oxidoreductase → MQFGIFSVGDVTTDPTTGRTPTEHERIKAMLTIATHAEDVGLDVFATGEHHNPPFVPSSPTTLLGYVAAQTERIILSTATTLITTNDPVKIAEDYAFLQHVADGRVDLMLGRGNHGPVYPWFGQDPRQAVPLTVENYQLLRRLWDEEVVDWEGRFRKPLQGFTATPRPLDGVAPFVWHGSIRTPQVAELAAFYGDGFFANHIFWPKEHFQQLIGLYRERFEHYGHGSADQAIVGLGGHVFMRKNSQDAVNEFRPYFDNAPVYGHGPSLEEFTEATPLTVGSPQEVIDKTLTFTETFGHYQRQMFLIDHAGLPLKTVLEQLDLLGGEVVPVLRRELAKNRPAHVPDGPTHAARVEANGGAVDLTPQFAVDPMSGSAVAR, encoded by the coding sequence ATGCAGTTCGGAATCTTCAGCGTCGGGGACGTCACCACGGACCCGACCACCGGTCGCACACCCACCGAACACGAGCGGATCAAGGCGATGCTGACCATCGCCACGCACGCCGAGGATGTGGGCCTGGATGTGTTCGCCACCGGGGAGCACCACAATCCGCCGTTCGTGCCGAGTTCGCCCACCACCCTGCTGGGCTACGTCGCCGCGCAGACCGAGCGGATCATCCTGAGCACCGCCACCACACTCATCACCACGAACGATCCGGTGAAGATCGCCGAGGACTACGCGTTCCTGCAGCACGTGGCCGACGGTCGGGTGGATCTCATGCTCGGGCGTGGCAACCACGGTCCCGTCTACCCCTGGTTCGGGCAGGACCCAAGGCAGGCCGTGCCGTTGACGGTGGAGAACTATCAGCTGCTGCGCCGCCTCTGGGATGAGGAGGTGGTGGATTGGGAAGGTCGATTCCGTAAGCCCCTGCAGGGCTTCACTGCGACCCCGCGCCCGTTGGACGGCGTTGCTCCCTTCGTGTGGCATGGATCCATCCGTACCCCGCAGGTGGCCGAGCTGGCAGCGTTCTACGGCGACGGATTCTTCGCCAACCACATCTTCTGGCCCAAGGAGCACTTCCAGCAGCTGATCGGGCTGTACCGCGAGCGGTTCGAGCACTACGGGCACGGCAGCGCCGATCAGGCGATCGTGGGGCTCGGCGGCCACGTGTTCATGCGGAAGAACTCCCAGGACGCGGTCAACGAGTTCCGGCCGTACTTCGACAACGCCCCCGTCTACGGGCACGGACCCAGCCTGGAGGAGTTCACCGAGGCGACTCCGCTGACAGTGGGCAGCCCGCAGGAGGTCATCGACAAGACGCTCACGTTCACCGAGACCTTCGGGCACTATCAGCGCCAGATGTTCCTCATCGATCATGCGGGCCTGCCGCTGAAGACGGTGTTGGAGCAGCTGGACCTGCTCGGCGGTGAGGTGGTGCCGGTGCTGCGGCGCGAACTGGCGAAGAACCGGCCCGCGCACGTGCCGGACGGGCCCACGCACGCAGCCCGCGTGGAAGCGAACGGGGGAGCAGTCGACCTGACTCCGCAGTTCGCGGTCGATCCGATGTCCGGGAGCGCGGTGGCCCGGTGA
- a CDS encoding MarR family winged helix-turn-helix transcriptional regulator — translation MSATTAAPAWEALFRAQVHLMRHFEASKDFAPLSSREYDVLFTLSRCGGAARMRDMTPHLLLSQPSLSRMVDRLAADGLLERRIADGDGRGVVVALTDRGVELQRRVGRRHVRSITGMFDSALTEAEHAELARICTKLQSATPIQSATPIRAEATSAVGGRVHRSSERGTSLPKRTSTPRPARGDDREEDQHE, via the coding sequence ATGAGTGCCACGACGGCGGCCCCCGCGTGGGAGGCACTGTTCCGCGCCCAGGTGCACCTGATGCGCCACTTCGAGGCGAGTAAGGACTTCGCGCCGCTCAGCTCCAGAGAGTACGACGTGCTGTTCACCCTCTCCCGATGCGGAGGTGCGGCACGCATGCGGGATATGACCCCGCATCTGCTGCTCAGTCAGCCGAGTCTGTCCCGCATGGTTGATCGGCTGGCAGCGGACGGTCTGCTGGAGCGCAGGATCGCTGACGGCGATGGTCGCGGTGTGGTGGTCGCGCTCACCGACCGTGGGGTCGAGTTGCAGCGCCGGGTCGGCCGGCGGCACGTGCGTTCGATCACCGGGATGTTTGACAGCGCGCTGACCGAAGCCGAACACGCCGAACTGGCGCGGATCTGCACCAAACTCCAGTCGGCCACCCCCATCCAGTCGGCCACCCCCATCCGTGCGGAGGCAACCTCCGCCGTCGGAGGCAGGGTGCACCGTTCCTCCGAGCGGGGAACCTCACTGCCGAAGCGGACGAGCACTCCCAGACCGGCACGTGGCGACGACAGAGAGGAGGACCAGCATGAGTGA
- a CDS encoding Dps family protein, with translation MTTQHSAPEAVTTRLQAALVDLIDLALQGKQAHWNLQGPHFRSLHLQLDEVIADLRGWSDDVAERLATLGTTPDGRAATVAGESQVPDLDGGPVGTDKLIRLFDDRLQGASDRIKDGLEALEVDLLSQDLLIEVATGLEKHAWMFRSAEA, from the coding sequence GTGACGACGCAGCACTCAGCACCCGAGGCCGTGACGACCCGCCTCCAGGCCGCTCTCGTGGACCTGATCGACCTGGCGTTGCAGGGCAAGCAGGCGCACTGGAATCTGCAGGGACCGCACTTCCGTTCGCTCCACCTCCAGCTCGACGAAGTGATCGCCGACCTGCGCGGCTGGTCCGACGACGTCGCCGAACGTCTCGCAACATTGGGCACCACACCGGACGGGCGGGCTGCCACAGTTGCTGGCGAGTCTCAGGTTCCTGACCTCGACGGCGGCCCGGTCGGGACGGACAAGCTCATCCGCCTGTTCGACGATCGGCTGCAGGGCGCCAGCGACCGGATCAAGGACGGGCTCGAGGCGCTCGAGGTGGACTTGCTGAGCCAGGACCTTCTCATCGAGGTGGCCACGGGGCTGGAGAAGCACGCCTGGATGTTCCGCTCCGCGGAAGCCTGA
- the leuS gene encoding leucine--tRNA ligase, with the protein MSETRSTEPAGYDAHAMEAKWLPVWEELEPFRADNAAVLAGERAKKYALTMFPYPSGDLHMGHAEVTALHDVMARYWWLRGFEVMNPMGWDSFGLPAENAAIRSGEHPATYTYANIETQAASFKKFGISFDWSRRLHTSDPEYYRWTQWLFLQLRERGLAYQKYSPVNWCPNDQTVLANEQVIDGACERCGAEVTKRELNQWYFKITEYAQELLDDLDTLAPTWPDRVVTAQRNWIGRSEGAHVDFAVRLADGTDRTVTVYTTRPDTLYGATFMVVAADAALAAELVAPDRRAAQEEYLAQTRKASDIDRMSTERPKTGIDLGVTATNPVNGEQVPVWASDYVLADYGTGAIMAVPAHDQRDLDFARAMGLPVRRVIDTGADNPEDSGIATTGDGTYVNSGDLDGLTEKATGISRIVERLEAAGTGTGAVNFRLRDWLLSRQRYWGCPIPIIHCETCGAVPVPEDQLPVTLPDMRGADLKPKGVSPLATATEWVNVPCPECNAPATRDTDTMDTFVDSSWYFLRYTSPNEDTQAFDPELAKAWMPADIYVGGVEHAVLHLLYARFFTKVLADMGLLNVREPFAAQLNQGVVINQGKKMSKSLGNGVNLGEQLDEFGVDAVRLTLVFAGPPEDDIDWADMSPAGSLRFLQRAWRLAGDVTSAVGSDPVEGDAGLRKVTHKTVHEVTGLMESHRFNVVVARTMELVNATRKAIDTGCGGTDPAVREATETVAILLSLVAPYTAEEMWERLGHEPTIARTSWPEVDEALLVEDTVTCVVQVKGKVRDRLEVSPSISDGELEALALAAPGVQRALDGAGVRTVIVRAPKLVNIVPA; encoded by the coding sequence ATGAGCGAGACACGCAGCACCGAACCCGCCGGTTACGACGCCCATGCGATGGAGGCCAAATGGCTGCCGGTGTGGGAGGAACTCGAGCCCTTCCGTGCCGATAACGCTGCCGTGCTCGCCGGGGAGCGTGCGAAGAAGTACGCGCTCACCATGTTTCCCTACCCCTCGGGCGATCTGCACATGGGGCACGCCGAGGTCACGGCGCTGCATGACGTGATGGCACGGTACTGGTGGCTGCGTGGGTTCGAGGTGATGAACCCGATGGGGTGGGACTCCTTCGGACTACCGGCGGAGAACGCCGCGATCCGCAGTGGCGAGCATCCGGCCACCTACACCTACGCCAACATCGAGACCCAGGCTGCCTCGTTCAAGAAGTTCGGGATCAGCTTTGACTGGTCGCGCCGGCTGCACACCTCCGATCCGGAGTACTACCGCTGGACTCAGTGGCTGTTCCTGCAGCTGCGCGAGCGTGGTCTGGCGTATCAGAAGTACTCCCCGGTGAACTGGTGCCCGAATGATCAGACGGTGCTGGCCAACGAGCAGGTGATCGACGGGGCGTGCGAACGGTGCGGCGCCGAGGTGACCAAACGTGAGCTGAACCAGTGGTACTTCAAGATCACTGAGTATGCCCAGGAGCTTCTCGACGATCTGGATACGCTGGCGCCCACCTGGCCGGACCGGGTGGTGACCGCGCAGCGGAACTGGATCGGCCGCTCCGAGGGTGCCCACGTGGACTTCGCCGTGCGCCTGGCGGACGGAACCGATCGAACTGTCACGGTGTACACCACCCGGCCGGACACCCTGTACGGCGCCACGTTCATGGTGGTGGCCGCCGATGCAGCGCTGGCAGCAGAGCTCGTGGCCCCGGACCGGCGCGCAGCGCAGGAGGAGTATCTGGCGCAGACGCGCAAGGCCTCCGATATCGACCGGATGTCCACCGAGCGCCCGAAGACTGGTATCGACCTGGGGGTCACCGCCACCAACCCGGTCAACGGTGAACAGGTGCCGGTGTGGGCTTCGGACTACGTGCTGGCCGACTACGGCACCGGCGCGATCATGGCAGTGCCCGCGCATGACCAGCGCGACCTGGACTTCGCCCGGGCCATGGGGCTACCGGTGCGCCGGGTGATCGACACCGGTGCGGACAACCCGGAGGACTCCGGGATCGCGACCACCGGCGACGGCACCTACGTCAACTCCGGCGACCTGGATGGCCTGACCGAGAAGGCCACCGGGATCAGCCGGATCGTGGAGCGGCTGGAGGCGGCTGGTACGGGCACCGGTGCGGTGAACTTCCGGCTGCGCGATTGGCTGCTGAGCAGGCAGCGCTACTGGGGCTGCCCGATCCCGATCATCCACTGTGAGACCTGCGGGGCGGTGCCGGTACCCGAAGACCAGTTGCCGGTAACGCTGCCGGATATGCGCGGTGCCGATCTCAAGCCCAAGGGCGTCTCCCCGCTTGCCACGGCCACCGAGTGGGTCAATGTGCCATGCCCGGAGTGCAACGCTCCGGCGACGCGGGACACGGACACGATGGACACCTTCGTGGACTCCTCCTGGTACTTCCTGCGGTACACCTCCCCGAACGAGGACACCCAGGCGTTCGATCCGGAGCTGGCCAAGGCCTGGATGCCGGCCGACATCTACGTCGGCGGCGTGGAGCACGCGGTGCTGCACCTGCTGTATGCGCGGTTCTTCACCAAGGTGCTCGCCGATATGGGTCTGCTGAACGTGCGTGAGCCGTTCGCCGCGCAGCTGAACCAGGGTGTGGTGATCAACCAGGGAAAGAAGATGAGCAAGTCCCTGGGCAACGGTGTGAACCTGGGCGAGCAACTGGACGAGTTCGGGGTGGATGCCGTCCGCCTGACGCTGGTGTTCGCCGGCCCGCCCGAGGACGACATCGACTGGGCGGACATGTCCCCGGCTGGTTCGCTGCGGTTCCTGCAGCGGGCCTGGCGCCTGGCCGGAGACGTGACCTCCGCCGTCGGCAGCGATCCCGTCGAGGGCGATGCCGGCCTTCGTAAGGTGACCCACAAGACCGTGCACGAGGTCACCGGGCTGATGGAGTCGCACCGATTCAACGTGGTGGTCGCCCGCACGATGGAACTGGTGAACGCCACCCGCAAGGCCATCGACACTGGTTGCGGCGGGACCGACCCGGCCGTGCGGGAGGCGACTGAGACGGTCGCGATCCTGCTCTCCCTGGTGGCGCCGTACACCGCCGAGGAGATGTGGGAGCGATTGGGCCACGAACCCACGATCGCGCGCACGTCCTGGCCGGAGGTGGACGAGGCGCTGCTGGTGGAAGACACCGTCACCTGCGTGGTGCAGGTCAAGGGCAAGGTGCGCGATCGCCTGGAGGTCTCCCCGTCGATCTCCGACGGCGAGCTGGAGGCTTTGGCATTGGCCGCACCAGGGGTGCAGCGTGCGCTGGACGGCGCCGGGGTGCGCACCGTCATCGTGCGTGCACCGAAGCTGGTCAACATCGTCCCCGCCTGA
- a CDS encoding ComEA family DNA-binding protein — MESREPRERLRRAMVAAYGGGPAQAVAGQAGTGQAGAALSGTTQIGPIPESGPSAGDRFDTLVASRVDGEGTPRETARPRHAARIAGVRVVTAARVAVLVLVVGIFTTAVLAVRPSGPEAAEVPLPVPGATVQDQAGDAPRGDPGAAHPPTGSDTEPAAPTDPIGDADQGDAPPADVVVHVAGAVREPGVVRLPAGARVAEAIDAAGGALADADLDAVNLAAPLTDGAQVYLPTEAEDAPPAGTGAPAPATSGTTEQDGAPLVDLNTADAAALETLPGIGPARAAEIIAWREREGEYSSVDQLLEVSGIGPATLERLRERVRV; from the coding sequence GTGGAATCACGAGAACCTCGGGAGCGGTTACGACGCGCCATGGTCGCGGCGTACGGCGGCGGCCCGGCACAGGCGGTGGCGGGCCAGGCGGGGACGGGACAGGCGGGAGCGGCGCTCTCGGGAACGACGCAGATCGGGCCGATTCCGGAGTCGGGGCCGTCAGCGGGGGATCGATTCGACACCCTCGTCGCCTCGCGTGTGGACGGTGAGGGCACACCACGGGAGACGGCCCGTCCCCGCCACGCCGCCCGCATCGCCGGAGTGCGGGTGGTCACCGCTGCCCGGGTGGCGGTGCTCGTGCTGGTCGTCGGCATCTTCACGACGGCGGTGCTCGCCGTGCGTCCGTCGGGCCCCGAAGCGGCTGAGGTGCCATTGCCCGTGCCTGGCGCCACTGTGCAGGACCAGGCCGGGGATGCACCTCGGGGCGACCCCGGTGCGGCCCACCCACCGACCGGGTCGGACACGGAGCCCGCTGCGCCGACGGACCCGATCGGCGACGCCGATCAGGGGGACGCACCGCCCGCGGACGTCGTGGTGCATGTTGCCGGCGCAGTCCGCGAACCCGGTGTCGTCAGACTTCCCGCAGGCGCGCGGGTGGCGGAGGCCATCGATGCGGCCGGAGGTGCCCTCGCCGATGCTGATCTCGATGCGGTGAACCTTGCCGCGCCATTGACGGACGGTGCGCAGGTCTATCTGCCCACGGAGGCTGAGGACGCGCCACCGGCAGGGACCGGCGCACCTGCCCCCGCGACCAGCGGCACCACCGAACAGGACGGCGCACCCCTGGTGGACCTGAATACTGCCGATGCTGCCGCCCTGGAAACTCTGCCCGGTATCGGGCCCGCTCGTGCCGCCGAGATCATCGCCTGGCGCGAACGAGAGGGCGAGTACTCCTCAGTGGATCAGCTCCTGGAGGTGTCCGGGATCGGGCCGGCCACGCTGGAGCGCCTGCGTGAACGCGTGCGCGTATGA
- a CDS encoding CE1759 family FMN reductase: MSEPGSTEIQVVAVNGGVGFPSTTRSLTDALVREVAASAPGVRSTTIDVRGLASDIADATVLGLPSAALDEALRTVERADLVIAGSPVFRGSYAGLFKGFWDLIEPVSMRGKPVLLSATGGSSRHQLMIDQSMRPLFAYFGALIAPTAVYAATDDFGVAGALQPDLARRVERAGREAAHLALAHREHQPS, from the coding sequence ATGAGTGAGCCGGGCAGCACCGAGATCCAGGTGGTCGCCGTGAACGGGGGAGTGGGGTTTCCCTCCACCACCCGATCGCTCACCGACGCCCTGGTGCGGGAGGTTGCAGCGTCCGCGCCAGGAGTGCGTTCGACGACCATCGATGTACGAGGCCTGGCCTCGGATATCGCCGACGCGACCGTGCTCGGCCTACCGTCGGCCGCTCTCGATGAGGCATTGCGCACAGTCGAGCGCGCCGATCTGGTGATCGCGGGGTCTCCCGTGTTCCGAGGTTCCTATGCGGGTCTGTTCAAGGGCTTCTGGGACCTGATCGAACCCGTGTCAATGCGTGGAAAGCCGGTACTCCTCAGCGCCACGGGCGGCAGCTCCCGGCACCAACTGATGATCGACCAGTCCATGCGGCCCCTGTTCGCCTACTTCGGCGCGTTGATCGCGCCGACGGCCGTCTACGCTGCCACCGACGATTTCGGCGTGGCCGGAGCGCTGCAACCAGACCTCGCGCGCCGGGTGGAGCGTGCGGGCCGGGAAGCCGCGCATCTCGCGCTCGCCCATCGGGAACACCAGCCCTCCTGA
- the holA gene encoding DNA polymerase III subunit delta, giving the protein MPPARRSSPTGPAGPTWRDVPLAPIVLVRGTEGVLVDRAVARLAGLVRQHDPEAEVTQIEAAAYDRGQLDTLTSPSLFGEHRHLVISGAETASEAFIEDALTYLAAAGPTVTDVTMVIRHEKGTRGKKLLDAIAKAGYPVVTCEAIKRDSDKLEFAAAEFSDAGRRATRQAVQALVEALGSDLRELTAGCSQLISDTTGTITPDVVERYYGGRVEATGFRVADAAVAGERTQAVTLLRHALETGVDPVPLVAVLAMKLRTLAKVAAARGSGSAADLGMAPWQVDRARRDLRGWSPEGLAAAIVAVADADAQVKGEGRDARFAVERAVLRVVAARQSRA; this is encoded by the coding sequence GTGCCTCCCGCTCGTCGATCCAGTCCCACCGGTCCTGCTGGGCCCACCTGGCGAGATGTCCCGCTCGCCCCGATCGTGCTGGTGCGCGGAACTGAAGGGGTGCTGGTGGACCGCGCCGTTGCCCGGCTCGCTGGCCTGGTCCGCCAGCACGATCCCGAGGCCGAGGTCACCCAGATCGAAGCGGCTGCCTATGACCGCGGCCAGCTGGACACCCTGACCAGCCCCTCATTGTTCGGTGAGCATCGTCACCTGGTGATCTCCGGTGCGGAGACCGCATCGGAGGCATTCATTGAGGATGCCCTGACCTATCTGGCCGCCGCCGGGCCGACCGTCACCGATGTGACGATGGTGATTCGACACGAGAAGGGCACCCGCGGGAAGAAGCTGCTCGATGCCATCGCCAAAGCCGGCTACCCGGTGGTCACGTGCGAGGCGATCAAGCGAGACTCGGACAAACTGGAGTTCGCCGCTGCCGAATTCAGCGACGCGGGCCGCCGGGCGACCCGCCAGGCCGTGCAGGCGCTCGTCGAGGCCCTCGGCTCCGATCTGCGCGAACTGACCGCGGGCTGCTCTCAACTGATCTCCGACACCACCGGCACGATCACCCCGGATGTCGTGGAGCGATATTACGGGGGGCGCGTCGAGGCGACCGGGTTCCGCGTTGCTGATGCGGCCGTCGCGGGCGAGCGCACCCAGGCAGTCACCTTGCTCCGGCATGCCCTGGAGACGGGGGTCGACCCGGTGCCTCTGGTGGCGGTGCTCGCGATGAAGTTGCGCACCCTGGCGAAGGTGGCGGCCGCGCGGGGGAGCGGCTCGGCCGCAGATCTGGGGATGGCGCCCTGGCAGGTGGACCGTGCCCGTCGCGACCTGCGCGGGTGGAGCCCCGAGGGGTTGGCCGCAGCGATCGTCGCGGTGGCCGACGCTGACGCTCAGGTCAAGGGCGAAGGGCGCGACGCCCGATTCGCCGTCGAGCGTGCCGTCTTGCGTGTGGTCGCTGCCCGGCAAAGCCGCGCCTGA
- a CDS encoding helicase HerA-like domain-containing protein — protein sequence MEENHTADLAALRAAAAAAESAAAEAEAVAAQARAAAAQAALEAAEHAAASPAAPESAASGSAAPESAAASPPPAGASEQAATIAAGYRADVPQLALGALMERDRPVPGITIGVPLAALNRHGLVAGATGTGKTRTLQVMAEGLSEAGVPVFLADIKGDLSGLAVPGQGSEKLLERTNGIGQDWSPAAYPVEFYSLGGIGRGVPIRTTVTDFGPLLLAKVLDLNETQESALTLIVHWADQQGLALLDLKDLRSVIAYLTSDEGKGELKGIGGIATATAGVVLREISALEAQGGDVFFGEPAFATADLLRRTDDGRGVISALELPALQDRPAVFSTFLMWLLADLFGELPEVGDVEKPKLVFFFDEAHVLFTGASKAFTEQVVQTVRLIRSKGVGIFFITQTPKDVPDDVLAQLGSRVQHALRAHTPNDATALRATVRTYPTSEYDLEELLTSLGTGEAVVTVLDDDGVPTPVAWTRMRAPRASMDPAPEQTMDQVITASPGQAAYGTAVDRESAFELLTQRIEAEDRAAEEAAAAAAKAEELQEMETALRKEAEAARKAEERQSQQSAQAGRSVLTSVLRTAGTTLAREVTRSLFGTRRRR from the coding sequence ATGGAAGAGAACCACACAGCGGATCTGGCGGCGTTGCGGGCGGCGGCCGCAGCGGCAGAGTCGGCGGCCGCTGAAGCTGAGGCGGTGGCGGCGCAGGCACGCGCGGCGGCCGCGCAAGCCGCGCTGGAGGCCGCCGAGCACGCTGCGGCCTCACCCGCTGCACCCGAATCTGCCGCATCCGGATCCGCTGCACCTGAATCCGCTGCCGCGTCCCCGCCACCGGCAGGCGCGTCAGAGCAGGCGGCGACCATCGCGGCGGGGTACCGCGCTGACGTGCCACAGTTGGCTCTGGGTGCCCTGATGGAGCGTGACCGTCCCGTGCCCGGAATCACCATCGGCGTACCTCTTGCCGCGCTGAATCGGCACGGGCTGGTGGCGGGCGCCACCGGGACCGGGAAGACCCGCACTCTGCAGGTGATGGCCGAAGGGCTCTCCGAGGCCGGGGTGCCGGTGTTCCTCGCTGACATCAAGGGAGATCTCTCGGGCCTCGCGGTACCTGGGCAGGGCAGCGAGAAGTTGCTCGAACGCACCAACGGCATCGGGCAGGACTGGAGCCCGGCCGCCTATCCGGTGGAGTTCTACAGCCTGGGCGGGATCGGGCGTGGGGTGCCGATCCGTACCACGGTGACCGACTTCGGGCCGTTGCTGCTCGCCAAGGTGCTCGATCTGAACGAGACCCAGGAGTCAGCTCTCACGTTGATCGTGCATTGGGCAGATCAGCAGGGCCTGGCGCTCCTCGACCTCAAGGATCTGCGCTCGGTGATCGCCTATCTCACCAGCGACGAGGGCAAAGGCGAACTCAAGGGTATCGGCGGAATCGCCACCGCGACCGCCGGGGTGGTCCTGCGGGAGATCTCCGCCCTCGAGGCACAGGGAGGGGACGTGTTCTTCGGCGAACCTGCGTTCGCCACGGCGGATCTGCTCCGGCGCACTGACGATGGCCGCGGAGTGATCTCCGCCTTGGAGCTTCCTGCCCTGCAGGATCGCCCGGCGGTGTTCTCGACGTTCCTGATGTGGCTGTTGGCGGACCTGTTCGGTGAGTTGCCCGAGGTAGGTGACGTCGAGAAGCCGAAACTGGTGTTCTTCTTCGACGAGGCACACGTGTTGTTCACCGGTGCGTCGAAGGCGTTCACCGAGCAGGTGGTGCAGACAGTCCGCCTCATCCGTTCCAAGGGCGTCGGCATCTTCTTCATCACGCAGACCCCGAAGGACGTCCCCGACGATGTGCTGGCGCAACTGGGCAGCCGGGTGCAGCACGCGCTGCGGGCACACACTCCCAACGATGCCACGGCATTGCGCGCCACGGTGCGCACCTACCCGACGTCGGAGTACGACCTTGAGGAACTTCTGACCTCGCTGGGCACCGGTGAGGCCGTCGTCACCGTGCTGGACGACGACGGCGTCCCCACACCGGTGGCGTGGACCCGGATGCGCGCCCCGCGTGCCTCGATGGACCCGGCTCCCGAGCAGACCATGGATCAGGTGATCACTGCCTCCCCTGGCCAGGCGGCCTACGGCACCGCCGTGGATCGCGAGTCCGCTTTCGAGTTGCTCACGCAGCGCATCGAGGCGGAGGACAGGGCCGCCGAGGAGGCTGCCGCCGCCGCTGCGAAGGCTGAGGAACTCCAAGAGATGGAGACCGCGCTCCGCAAGGAGGCCGAGGCGGCCCGCAAAGCCGAGGAGCGTCAGTCGCAGCAGAGCGCCCAAGCGGGCCGCTCGGTCCTCACCTCGGTGCTCCGGACCGCCGGGACCACGCTCGCACGCGAGGTCACCCGCTCCCTGTTCGGCACCCGGCGCCGCCGCTGA